One Leishmania major strain Friedlin complete genome, chromosome 29 DNA segment encodes these proteins:
- a CDS encoding conserved hypothetical protein (previous protein_id=AAZ09531.1): MLTSAEEAYTEYLERRVVAGGVDATIVRAALQQMGFDEKTIAAMMGDTSAYSLPFSTTSSASSTTSTSISSVKKPSRASGFSAATSTPSAPSEMADTAQFHRVVTTPAESAADTPTAASATTTQVTPALPSIVPESKRSTSDANHLCTLSSPATAAAAGAAPPPSSSTASLSTPSRTLVADTVAGAAEAFFVDRHSGAVLSSRSHAESSVCGTDAKQDCAVTLASGASSPTPSEAAAASADEHAQLTAAERTSLAQWMREYQALMLSSALPRRASHSRADATSPSTAPLLPRETPFDAFHALPSAAACRVRTEGDKRGSAGAALRDKGAAQLLPPWSEAAARVSRKVEDSDSCVPGSDGATSSNGSAFARTEGEYPPYFSEVLCQDGTAVEEQAQDGGANPFSERHYRSAAQPFYRAARSAVPSPVRRAVPKAKSTVFVPTCGIGVPRIATGCVRCNFDAAQCRHPYREAQDVRIVRASHVAVTNNGEYNRRTIAQSCCQARQVDAARQAQQTARAQPTSGRLVPVMHAPIGMTVQPRAGLASGRQMSTLPVKAKTDRVRLAQYYRHQWAEQERRSSAAGRSAAWDARYALLSCAGWTG; the protein is encoded by the coding sequence ATGCTGACGTCGGCTGAGGAGGCCTACACAGAGTACCTGGAGCGTCGGGTGGTGGCAGGCGGCGTGGATGCCACCATTGTGCGcgcagcactgcagcagaTGGGCTTCGATGAAAAGACAATAGCAGCCATGATGGGGGACACCAGCGCCTACTCTTTGCCCTTCTCCACGACCAGCAgtgcctcctccaccacatCTACGTCAATCTCCTCAGTCAAGAAGCCGAGTCGCGCGTCCGGGTTTTCGGCTgccacctccaccccctcgGCTCCATCAGAGATGGCGGATACGGCTCAGTTCCACCGTGTTGTCACCACGCCCGCTGAGTCCGCTGCTGACACTCCcaccgctgcttctgcgACTACCACTCAGGTGACTCCAGCGCTGCCTTCCATCGTTCCTGAGAGCAAGCGCAGTACCAGCGACGCAAATCATCTGTGCACGTTGTCTTCtcctgccactgctgctgccgccggtgctgctccgccgccctcttcctcaaCTGCCTCGTTGTCTACGCCATCGCGCACCTTGGTCGCAGACACCGTTGCAGGGGCAGCGGAGGCCTTTTTTGTCGACCGCCACTCTGGTGCGGTGCTCTCTTCGCGGAGCCATGCTGAGTCATCTGTCTGCGGGACGGACGCCAAGCAGGACTGTGCGGTCACTCTTGCCTCTGGTGCATCGTCGCCCACACCTTctgaggcagcggcagcgtcagctgACGAGCACGCTCAGCTCACTGCCGCCGAGCGCACCAGTCTAGCACAGTGGATGCGCGAGTATCAGGCACTCATGCTATCCTCAGCACTGCCGCGCCGAGCGTCACACTCACGCGCCGACGCGACATCTCCCTCGACGGCGCCTCTATTGCCAAGGGAGACGCCGTTCGACGCGTTTCACGCTCTCCCATCCGCAGCCGCGtgccgcgtgcgcaccgaGGGCGACAAGCGTGGtagcgccggtgccgccttGCGCGACAagggtgctgcgcagctgctgccaccgtGGAGCGAAGCCGCCGCTCGCGTGTCGAGAAAGGTGGAAGACAGCGACTCTTGTGTCCCCGGCAGCGATGGAGCCACATCCTCTAACGGCTCCGCTTTCGCCCGTACAGAAGGTGAGTATCCCCCCTACTTCAGCGAGGTACTGTGCCAGGACGGCACGGCCGTTGAAGAGCAGGCTCAGGATGGAGGCGCGAACCCGTTTTCTGAGCGCCACTATCGCTCAGCGGCTCAACCGTTCTATCGGGCTGCTCGCAGTGCCGTACCGTCACCCGTTCGGCGCGCTGTTCCCAAAGCGAAATCGACCGTATTTGTTCCAACATGCGGCATAGGTGTTCCTCGTATCGCCACCGGATGTGTCCGCTGCAACTTCGACGCGGCGCAATGCCGGCACCCGTATCGAGAGGCACAGGATGTGCGCatcgtgcgtgcgtctcaCGTTGCCGTGACGAATAATGGCGAGTACAATCGCCGTACGATTGCCCAGTCGTGCTGTCAAGCTCGCCAGGTCGACGCTGCTCGGCAAGCCCAGCAGACGGCGCGGGCGCAGCCCACGAGTGGCCGCCTTGTTCCCGTCATGCACGCCCCTATCGGAATGACGGTACAGCCGAGAGCTGGACTGGCAAGTGGGCGGCAGATGAGCACGCTGCCTGTCAAGGCGAAGACGGACCGGGTAAGGTTGGCGCAGTACTACCGGCATCAGTGGGCGGAGCAGGAACGACGCTCTAGCGCTGCAGGAAGAAGCGCCGCATGGGATGCCCGATACGCGCTGCTAAGTTGCGCGGGCTGGACTGGGTAG
- a CDS encoding conserved hypothetical protein (previous protein_id=AAZ09532.1) has product MFSASSSPALPVTLGHGYAAAVRQTSTTSAVGRSISRIVVVGATAVTLGVSAVLGGSLLYASLHRAERAASEAGTSPSWWSRVARRLRICSCDEEEDDAFATGKGAENLFDEEKVKARQRLPRGKAKGAAHSHASATTITAGAGAAAATVSAALPKLAGSARPVSEAKEALTMLANTEEIREREQYIKLVRGLLQREADIAYDDDDDSSTSSDSTDVSLNYHLATAMEGDARDELLMAFSAYGDFSDGAVYGSSIRDAGDENAADLQLSIMIKTLEYLDMSNEREKLRSRRIAMYREAGHATPVSSIDASEGDRDSGELDEGGDVVVDPMHSRLAAHYATAHYGLTRRKGERDDDEGDGGDYLSAMERHAQRFQSMLLRPSKVEMPADDRMNTDDSVLDRILGEGPAVRANPAMPRTARNGYAALLADRADMMEDGWEAEDDDEEAELMAYLQQADSAQHFYSREEMRRARRDPASDIRIVGMDDNAFGEDDAESEWEDEADDEDMAGTEGEDDAKADEEDDLAAAVPWSRRDKRDFERELFSRIRHLAKSFALTDAMAEREVSEEEARKQAAREQRHQQGTEPSAKAAVDPAPAAAADDLAKGAEEWEDEADWEDA; this is encoded by the coding sequence ATGTTCAGTGCTTCTTCCTCTCCGGCTTTACCAGTTACGCTGGGACACGGCtacgctgcagcggtgcggcagaCTTCCACAACCAGTGCTGTGGGCCGCTCGATCAGCCGCATTGTTGTTGTCGGCGCGACTGCGGTGACCCTTGGCGTGTCTGCAGTCCTTGGCGGCTCTCTTCTTTATGCGTCTTTGCACCGCGCGGAGCGTGCAGCGTCTGAGGCGGGCACCAGCCCGTCGTGGTGGTCGCGTGTTGCGCGACGTCTGCGGATCTGCAGCtgtgacgaggaggaagacgacgCCTTCGCCACTGGCAAAGGCGCAGAAAACTTGTTCGACGAAGAGAAGGTCAAGGCACGGCAGAGGCTCCCGCGCGGCAAGGCTAAGGGCGCGGCACACAGTCACGCATCCGctaccaccatcaccgctggtgctggtgccgccgctgccacggtTTCAGCCGCTTTACCAAAACTTGCGGGCTCAGCGCGACCGGTTTCGGAAGCAAAGGAGGCGCTCACCATGCTGGCCAACACCGAGGAGATTCGGGAGCGAGAGCAGTACATTAAATTGGTGCGTGGACTTCTGCAGCGTGAGGCGGACATCGCGTacgatgacgacgatgacaGCTCCACCAGCTCAGACTCCACAGATGTCTCGTTGAATTATCACCTGGCCACCGCGATGGAAGGGGACGCGCGGGATGAACTCCTGATGGCCTTTTCCGCCTACGGCGACttcagcgacggcgccgtctACGGCAGTTCGATCCGGGATGCCGGCGACGAGAATGCAGCGGACTTGCAGCTGAGCATCATGATCAAGACCCTCGAGTACCTGGACATGTCGAATGAGCGCGAGAAGCTGCGAAGTCGCCGCATTGCCATGTACCGCGAGGCCGGCCACGCCACACCGGTCTCCTCCATTGATGCATCCGAGGGGGATAGAGATAGCGGTGAGCTCGACGAAGGCGGAGATGTAGTGGTGGACCCTATGCACTCGCGACTCGCTGCTCACTACGCTACTGCCCATTACGGACTCACCAGACGCAAGGGCGAGCGGGATGACGATgagggggatgggggagaCTACCTGAGCGCTATGGagcggcacgcgcagcgcttccagtcgatgctgctgcgcccaTCGAAGGTGGAGATGCCGGCGGACGACCGAATGAACACCGATGACTCAGTCCTGGATCGCATTCTCGGTGAGGGTCCCGCGGTGCGGGCGAATCCTGCCATGCCTCGAACTGCGCGCAACGGGTACGCCGCCCTGCTGGCTGATCGTGCCGACATGATGGAGGACGGGTGGGAggccgaggacgacgacgaggaggcggagctcaTGGCGTacctgcagcaggcggaCAGCGCCCAGCACTTCTACTCGCGTGAGGAAATGCGACGCGCCAGGCGCGACCCGGCGAGCGACATCCGCATTGTCGGGATGGATGACAATGCTTTcggcgaggacgacgcggagAGTGAGtgggaggacgaggcggacgACGAGGACATGGCCGGcacggagggggaggacgaTGCCAAGGCTGATGAAGAGGACgacctcgccgctgccgtgccgtgGAGCCGCCGCGACAAGCGGGACTTTGAGAGGGAGCTGTTCTCGCGAATCCGTCACTTGGCGAAGAGCTTCGCCCTCACGGACGCCATGGCAGAGCGGGAGGTGTCAGAAGAGGAGGCCCGGAAGCAGGCGGCACGGGAGCAGCGACATCAGCAGGGCACTGAGCCGAGTGCGAAGGCCGCAGTCGACCCtgcccctgccgctgcggcggacgACCTCGCGAAAGGCGCTGAGGAGTGGGAAGACGAGGCAGACTGGGAGGACGCGTAA
- a CDS encoding cysteine peptidase C (CPC) (previous protein_id=AAZ09533.1) has protein sequence MALRAKSALCLVAVFALLLATTVSGLYAKPSDFPLLGKSFVAEVNSKAKGQWTASADNGYLVTGKSLGEVRKLMGVTDMSTEAVPPRNFSVEELQQDLPEFFDAAEHWPMCLTISEIRDQSNCGSCWAIAAVEAISDRYCTFGGVPDRRMSTSNLLSCCFICGLGCHGGIPTVAWLWWVWVGIATEDCQPYPFDPCSHHGNSEKYPPCPSTIYDTPKCNTTCERSEMDLVKYKGSTSYSVKGEKELMIELMTNGPLELTMQVYSDFVGYKSGVYKHVLGEFLGGHAVKLVGWGTQDGVPYWKVANSWNTDWGDKGYFLIQRGNNECKIESGGVAGIPAQE, from the coding sequence ATGGCCCTCCGCGCCAAGTCTGCGCTGTGCCTGGTGGCCGTGTTcgccctgctgctggccaCCACGGTGAGCGGCCTCTACGCCAAGCCGAGTGACTTTCCGCTTCTCGGCAAGAGTTTTGTGGCGGAGGTCAACTCAAAGGCGAAGGGTCAGTGGACCGCCTCGGCCGATAATGGCTACCTGGTCACGGGCAAGAGCCTCGGGGAGGTGCGCAAGCTGATGGGTGTGACCGACATGAGCACCGAGGCTGTCCCTCCCCGCAACTTCTCTGTGGAGGAACTGCAGCAAGACCTGCCAGAGTTcttcgacgccgccgagCATTGGCCCATGTGCTTGACGATCAGCGAGATTCGTGACCAATCGAACTGCGGCTCGTGCTGGGCCatcgcggcggtggaggctaTTTCGGACCGCTACTGCACCTTCGGTGGCGTTCCGGATCGCCGCATGTCGACCAGCAACCTtctctcctgctgcttcaTATGCGGCCTTggctgccacggcggcaTTCCGACGGTAGCGTGGCTATGGTGGGTGTGGGTAGGCATAGCGACTGAGGACTGCCAGCCCTACCCCTTTGACCCATGCAGCCATCACGGGAACAGCGAGAAGTACCCGCCCTGCCCGAGCACCATCTACGATACCCCTAAATGCAATACCACCTGTGAGAGAAGCGAGATGGATCTGGTCAAGTACAAGGGCAGCACATCTTACTCCGTCAAGGGCGAGAAGGAGCTCATGATTGAGCTCATGACCAACGGCCCCTTGGAGTTGACCATGCAGGTGTACTCTGACTTCGTCGGCTACAAGAGTGGAGTGTACAAGCACGTCCTTGGTGAATTTCTCGGCGGACACGCTGTAAAACTGGTCGGTTGGGGAACCCAAGACGGTGTCCCGTACTGGAAGGTTGCCAACAGCTGGAACACCGACTGGGGTGACAAAGGCTACTTCTTGATCCAGCGCGGCAACAATGAGTGCAAAATTGAGAGTGGCGGCGTTGCTGGCATACCCGCGCAGGAGTAG
- a CDS encoding conserved hypothetical protein (previous protein_id=AAZ09534.1) translates to MDGFRAGASLVSVGSYTGATCPAEAKPLKAAADGDTTGSSPDSPPAAGEPHPGGEDEASLADTCGSVGKEADDDAVTGDNGGDTEADDAEAEEDELYPEGDEGEGDDDTEDVVEDVGYAEEEHADEEEYEYEPEDAVADASATTSFSSKPLMITIGTRQYKASAFVKNRGLSYVPGKLKSNPKATFEPCTTNAPHSILDCQKLHLSNRGVLVGDRFIRLNMLVDNPGKQALLRHPGRSLKMRICRRDVEPQKGETHNPATCSDLHLLPDIVFVGIPGLRTAYFEAELRHNLAFGKLKEEAWETQCGTWCRGTRSHVVTTCRFLHYNRGDNYTERPVPPHRPLAAIPDLTPSRPPQATDSNRRGRGRGRGGRGGRGRGSYRGRGRGSHGAAAIPLPAAFERGYVAPSQDSAPQARSIATRASGAANHVKSPHDALAEADWMTDNGDEGSPIDYRMLSVLFVLLGVFVFLLSAALRRKSDLAPTAL, encoded by the coding sequence ATGGACGGATTCCGTGCAGGCGCCTCCCTCGTGAGTGTCGGCAGCTACACCGGTGCCACGTGCCCGGCTGAGGCAAAGCCTCTGAAAGCGGCAGCTGATGGTGACACCACTGGTAGCTCACCCGATTCACCGCCGGCCGCTGGGGAACCGCACCCGGGCGGAGAAGACGAAGCAAGCCTTGCCGACACCTGCGGCTCTGTGGGCAAGGaggcggacgacgacgcagtgACGGGCGACAACGGGGGCGATACCGAGGCTGATGACGCCGAGGCAGAGGAAGACGAACTGTACCCGGAAGGGGACGAGGGAgaaggcgacgacgacaccgaGGACGTGGTGGAAGACGTGGGGTATGCGGAGGAAGAGCAcgcggacgaggaggagtaCGAGTACGAGCCTGAGGACGCCGTCGCGGACGCTtctgccaccacctccttctcATCGAAGCCCCTCATGATCACCATAGGCACTCGGCAGTACAAGGCCTCTGCCTTTGTGAAGAATCGCGGCCTTTCTTATGTGCCGGGAAAGCTAAAGTCCAACCCGAAGGCCACCTTTGAGCCCTGCACCACCAACGCTCCACACAGCATCCTCGACTGCCAGAAGCTCCACCTTAGCAACCGTGGCGTCCTCGTAGGCGATCGGTTCATTCGGCTGAACATGCTTGTCGACAACCCTGGCAAACAGGCACTCCTGCGCCACCCGGGGAGGTCGCTGAAAATGCGCATCTGCCGCCGTGATGTGGAGCCGCAGAAGGGCGAGACCCACAACCCAGCCACCTGCTCCGACCTGCATCTTCTGCCCGACATTGTGTTTGTCGGCATTCCCGGACTGAGGACAGCCTACTTCGAGGCTGAGCTGCGCCATAACCTTGCCTTCGGAAagctgaaggaggaggcgtggGAGACGCAGTGCGGGACGTGGTGCCGTGGAACGCGTTCTCACGTGGTCACGACGTGCCGGTTCCTGCACTACAACCGAGGCGACAACTACACCGAGAGGCCGGTTCCACCACACCGGCCGTTGGCTGCCATTCCCGATCTCACGCCGAGCCGCCCTCCACAGGCGACGGACTCGAATAGACGCGGTCGCGGTCGTggacgcggcggccgtggtggtcGCGGCCGCGGAAGCTACCGTGGTCGCGGACGTGGTAGTCacggggcggcagcgattCCGCTTCCAGCAGCCTTCGAGCGCGGTTACGTGGCACCATCTCAGGATAGCGCCCCACAAGCACGCTCGATCGCAACCAGGGCAAGTGGAGCTGCAAATCACGTGAAGTCTCCCCACGATGCGTTAGCTGAGGCAGACTGGATGACCGATAACGGGGACGAGGGCAGCCCAATTGACTACCGGATGCTCAGCGTGCTGTTCGTGCTGCTGGGGGTCTTCGTTTTCTTACTctccgcggcgctgcgccggaaGAGTGATCTCGCACCGACAGCACTGTGA
- a CDS encoding conserved hypothetical protein (previous protein_id=AAZ09535.1) — MSCERIDPKDFHSPAANQYTLNCLDELTRSPKFKSYVRHVEYKERFYLTWFLAPFTLFGILYYHLKMFGEEGISLFMGSSTSSSASLPALPAGMVCATVILLLFAVPCISIAPFVGFFEEPRRWQSLITLAFLTLVNVAVVSFGGGPLHYPPFVTTMPPVTELIVSWNPVDVAAVLVRDIFVRRALCLQGFLLAGYTVAFWRSRFWGRVWHPPLPLVTVPIAVGLSGIGWWVVVQKGVPLFFTADGCPTLVAEALHWSAVKSDPAGAASLCFTVGKEIYRQVVRDAASLWQQRQLPMVLQNPSSCMSLYLATASMALVHVFVLLVKPLADFVFGAFFFVLPTDPTLWGLTLVGTIGGAVTLWRMNDGLVYTPHIAGLCAVAFSLLLNGFFA, encoded by the coding sequence ATGTCCTGTGAGCGCATCGACCCCAAGGACTTCCACAGTCCTGCCGCAAACCAGTACACGCTGAACTGCCTGGACGAGTTGACACGCAGCCCTAAGTTCAAATCCTATGTGCGCCACGTAGAATACAAGGAGCGGTTTTACCTCACATGGTTCCTCGCCCCTTTCACCCTATTCGGCATTCTCTACTATCACCTCAAGATGTTCGGCGAAGAGGGCATTTCCCTCTTCATGGGCTCGTCGACAAGTTCATCTGCCTCGCTTCCGGCACTGCCTGCTGGAATGGTGTGTGCCACGGTGATCTTGCTACTGTTCGCTGTTCCGTGTATCTCGATCGCACCTTTTGTGGGCTTCTTTGAGGAACCACGCCGTTGGCAGTCCCTCATCACACTCGCCTTTCTCACGCTCGTGaacgtcgccgtcgtctccTTTGGTGGCGGCCCCTTGCATTATCCGCCGTTTGTGACGACAATGCCTCCTGTGACGGAGCTCATTGTCTCATGGAACCCCGTAgatgtcgctgctgtccttGTCCGTGACATCTTTGTCCGTCGCGCCTTGTGCTTGCAGGGTTTTCTTCTGGCCGGCTACACCGTTGCTTTTTGGCGGAGCCGCTTCTGGGGTCGCGTGTGGCATCCTCCGCTGCCATTGGTGACGGTTCCGATCGCCGTCGGTCTTTCAGGGATTGGGTGGTGGGTGGTAGTGCAGAAGGGTGTGCCGTTGTTTTTCACAGCGGATGGTTGCCCCACTCttgtggcggaggcgctgcatTGGTCTGCCGTGAAGTCCGAtcctgccggcgccgcaagCTTGTGCTTTACAGTGGGCAAGGAAATCTACCGGCAAGTCGTAAGGGACGCGGCCTCtctgtggcagcagcgccaactCCCCATGGTGCTGCAGAACCCTTCTTCGTGCATGTCACTCTATCTTGCCACGGCGTCGATGGCGCTCGTCCACGTCTTTGTCCTCCTCGTAAAGCCTCTGGCGGACTTTGTGTTCGGGGCTTTCTTCTTTGTCCTTCCGACGGACCCGACACTGTGGGGCCTCACGCTGGTCGGAACAATCGGTGGTGCCGTCACCTTGTGGCGCATGAATGATGGGTTGGTATACACTCCTCACATCGCCGGTCTTTGCGCAGTCGCCTTTTCGCTTTTGTTGAACGGCTTTTTTGCCTAA
- a CDS encoding putative high mobility group protein homolog tdp-1 (previous protein_id=AAZ09536.1), translating into MSALPNGSIPADLEKSMLEIMHDVGLSTLSKNTLRRRLEAKYKMDFTPLTAEVDRLVGKLMTTPEIQRELAKIQKEKEDASARRLKRERSPSRAKKSKKDKESARGKKEKKPDDYPKGALSPYIIFVNENREKLKAKHPDMKNTDLLSEMGNLWKKVSEEEKSRYQKLADEDKLRYDREMAAYIARGGAVFKRGGKKAKKEKDPKAPKRALTAYFFFASDYRAKHANIPAKQQMSEAGAAWGKMSAEEKKPYEELAAKDKKRYEAECSGRGSKPSQPKAADSASSSSADSSSSDSDESD; encoded by the coding sequence ATGTCCGCTTTGCCCAACGGTTCCATCCCAGCCGACTTAGAGAAGTCGATGCTGGAGATCATGCACGATGTCGGTCTCAGCACGCTGAGCAAGAACACTTTGCGCCGGCGTCTCGAGGCCAAGTACAAGATGGACTTTACGCCTCTCACTGCAGAGGTGGACCGGTTAGTGGGCAAGCTGATGACCACCCCTGAGATTCAGCGGGAGCTGGCCAAGATtcagaaggagaaggaggacgCCAGCGCCCGCCGCTTGAAGCGTGAGCGCAGCCCCAGCAGAGCCAAGAAATCCAAGAAAGACAAGGAAAGTGCGCGCGGGAAGAAGGAGAAAAAACCGGACGATTACCCGAAAGGTGCCCTCTCTCCGTACATCATCTTCGTGAACGAGAATCGTGAGAAGTTAAAGGCGAAGCACCCTGATATGAAGAACACCGATCTCCTCTCAGAGATGGGCAACTTGTGGAAAAAAGTTtccgaggaggagaagagccGCTATCAGAAGCTCGCAGATGAGGACAAGCTGCGTTACGATCGCGAGATGGCGGCTTACATCGctcgtggcggtgctgtcttcaagcgcggcggcaagaaggccaagaaggagaaggaccCGAAAGCACCGAAACGTGCTCTGACCGCGTACTTCTTCTTTGCCAGCGACTACCGCGCCAAGCACGCCAACATCCCCGCGAAGCAGCAGATGAGCGAGGCCGGCGCGGCGTGGGGTAAGATGTCCgcagaggagaagaagcCGTACGAGGAGCTGGCTGCCAAAGACAAGAAGCGGTACGAGGCGGAATGCTCAGGTCGCGGCTCAAAGCCGTCTCAGCCGAAGGCTGCCGActctgcgtcgtcgtcttcggcagactcgagcagcagcgactcggATGAGAGCGACTAG
- a CDS encoding hypothetical protein (previous protein_id=AAZ09537.1) — MQQDMENSMENNAALPLREVQAAAASSSPGVGNQYSDTSTIRCRGRCYTVPETSLSLQSSTQSVDFLQTKPTTSPSPTEGETVCDLVRYHAELTLELQQSMLRCIYQLDSSLVTVSQEDGGACGALTHPRAAQLQWMFLDAVVQSVTHLQQRWREGTVSTGSVEAVGEASVVLDRLAQAAQELRHPSHSRQLQVFELSERGSARRSPPPFTSWRSDASAMRAFSGASPLLCNTSPRVATSAPNPINECLGVAAADYSAKIIAQQLWCAQQLLSQRFPGYAATWEVLEGARFLVESARSPTPTVPRSCSSQQVSTQVAAPSPVTVVDLNCKQSSSHGGCTPPPCVVETQRKCERPCDLQRELTLPSRGLTFIEEQAADVVDDASTAMTGATASKNDLPTESPGAPPTPPAPHLLLPVARCALWDNFLASNSLSPTALLLAIQDLAARTISLQPEDIVQHAQSGHPTSHRAFLCEVSANRSAVKPSKKDLPRDYRSESEPCRKMGGALGPALVHGDARSNRH; from the coding sequence ATGCAGCAAGACATGGAGAACTCCATGGAAAAcaacgcagcgctgccattACGTGAGGTccaagcggcggcggcgagtaGCAGCCCAGGGGTGGGAAATCAATACTCTGACACAAGCACCATCCGCTGCCGAGGACGGTGTTACACAGTTCCGGAGacgtccctctctctgcagTCCTCCACGCAGTCCGTCGACTTTCTACAGACGAAGCCGACGACAAGCCCCTCGCCTACGGAAGGGGAGACCGTGTGCGATCTTGTGCGCTACCACGCTGAGCTGacgctggagctgcagcagagcaTGCTTCGGTGTATATATCAACTCGACTCTAGCCTTGTGACCGTTTCCCAGGAGGATGGCGGGGCCTGCGGTGCTTTGACTCAtccacgcgctgcgcagctaCAATGGATGTTTCTTGACGCCGTCGTGCAATCTGTCACGCACCTCCAACAGCGGTGGCGCGAGGGTACGGTCTCTACCGGATCTGTTGAGGCGGTTGGCGAGGCGTCTGTGGTGCTGGATCGGCTCGCGCAGGCTGCACAGGAGCTCCGACACCCCTCACACTCCCGACAGCTGCAGGTGTTTGAGCTTTCTGAAAGGGGGTCAGCACGCCGGAGTCCGCCACCGTTCACCTCGTGGCGGTCTGACGCATCTGCGATGCGTGCTTTTAGTGGCGCAAGCCCACTGCTGTGCAACACCTCTCCTCGAGTGGCGACAAGCGCGCCAAATCCAATCAACGAGTGCCTGGGTGTTGCCGCGGCCGACTACTCTGCGAAGATTATCGCTCAGCAGCTTTGGTgcgctcagcagctgctgtctCAGCGTTTTCCAGGGTACGCTGCCACGTGGGAGGTTCTCGAGGGGGCTCGTTTTCTTGTAGAGTCGGCCCGCAGCCCCACGCCAACAGTGCCCCGCAGCTGCAGTTCGCAGCAGGTCTCTACACAGGtagcggcgccatcgccagTAACTGTCGTCGATCTCAATTGCAAGCAGTCCAGCTCGCATGGCGGGTGTACACCACCACCGTGCGTTGTTGAAACGCAGCGAAAGTGTGAGCGACCATGTGACCTACAGCGAGAGCTGACACTCCCTTCCAGAGGTCTGACGTTCATTGAGGAGCAGGCAGCGGACGTGGTCGATGATGCTTCCACTGCCATGACAGGCGCCACGGCTTCCAAGAATGACCTCCCCACTGAATCGCCTGGTGCCCCGCCAACACCTCCGGCGCCACATTTATTACTACCAGTCGCCCGGTGCGCTCTATGGGACAACTTCTTAGCATCGAACAGCCTCTCACCaactgcgctgctgcttgcgaTCCAGGATCTGGCAGCCCGCACAATCTCATTGCAGCCAGAAGACATTGTTCAGCATGCACAATCAGGGCATCCCACCAGCCATAGAGCCTTCCTCTGTGAGGTTTCAGCGAACAGGTCAGCAGTAAAGCCATCAAAGAAGGATCTCCCTCGTGATTACCGCAGTGAGTCGGAGCCGTGCCGTAAGATGGGCGGTGCACTTGGCCCCGCATTAGTCCACGGCGACGCCCGCAGCAACCGACACTGA
- a CDS encoding conserved hypothetical protein (previous protein_id=AAZ09538.1) produces MDDPKQTLYIRGLPDKSSANEVRRALYLYCTQFGPVKAVLYSKSKEFYGQAFVVFTDVGTATTARRSLHDRMFYGRRIQAFYAHKQAFCVAPGERRRRDLAREKKRLRALQKKE; encoded by the coding sequence ATGGACGATCCAAAGCAAACGCTCTACATCAGAGGATTGCCGGACAAGTCGTCCGCCAATGAAGTCCGACGTGCCCTTTATCTGTACTGCACCCAGTTTGGCCCAGTGAAGGCGGTTCTGTACAGCAAGTCGAAAGAGTTCTACGGACAGGCATTTGTAGTGTTCACAGACGTTGGCACGGCCACAACAGCTCGCCGCTCGCTGCACGATCGCATGTTCTACGGCCGCCGAATCCAGGCCTTTTACGCGCACAAGCAGGCATTTTGCGTTGCACccggcgagcgtcgccgccgcgatcTGGCGCGCGAGAAGAAGCGTTTGCGTGCGTTGCAGAAGAAAGAGTAA